One genomic window of Desulfuromonas sp. AOP6 includes the following:
- a CDS encoding methyl-accepting chemotaxis protein has translation MFNNLKLGTKIGGGFLAVVLIFLISLGIFQSTLTMFKTENDRLLEYVIGSEIASIQISHSMLESRRAEKDFILRKDLKYREAVTKKVKEITGLSAKLHDMQKKLGNDALAQKAANIAQYALTYQDGFNSLVDGWVTMGLDENSGLQGGFRKAAHTVEKYIEDLKNSEIEILYLDLRKDEKDYLLRGDGKYITGVEKTIGTITSALNGSNAGEELKKSMLAGLQQYHADFKNLVAKKTEVADLENQMREAVHKIEPLIDEILLEITENKATEQSILASNLSKQSMFALTSGGAALVLAIFVAFLITRAITKPIFKGVKFAESIAKGDLTQRLDIVQNDEIGNLASALNTMVDKLKDVVANVKSASNNVASGSQELSASSEEMSQGATEQAAAAEEASSSMEQMAANIRQNADNALQTEKIATQSAQDAQEGGKAVAETVSAMKDIAAKISIIEEIARQTNLLALNAAIEAARAGEHGKGFAVVAAEVRKLAERSQHAAAEISDLSSSSVEVAEKAGDMLKRMVPDIQRTAELVQEIAAASKEQDAGAEQVNKAIQQLDQVIQQNSSASEEMASTSEELNSQAEQLQHTISFFTVDSSDGARVATRALPSPVATKGAMGKPAAKASAPKTAGKGLQLDMGSGSDKLDDEFERF, from the coding sequence ATGTTTAACAATCTGAAACTTGGAACCAAAATTGGCGGCGGCTTTCTTGCGGTCGTGCTGATTTTTCTCATTTCTCTGGGGATTTTCCAATCCACCCTAACTATGTTCAAAACGGAGAATGATCGCCTCCTTGAATATGTGATTGGGTCAGAGATAGCTTCGATTCAAATCAGTCACTCAATGTTGGAGTCCCGTCGCGCAGAAAAAGATTTTATTTTGCGCAAGGATCTCAAGTACCGTGAGGCGGTGACAAAAAAGGTCAAGGAGATCACCGGTCTCAGTGCAAAATTGCACGATATGCAAAAAAAACTAGGCAATGATGCTTTGGCCCAAAAAGCAGCCAATATTGCCCAATATGCCTTAACCTACCAAGATGGATTCAATAGCTTGGTTGATGGCTGGGTGACCATGGGACTGGACGAAAACTCGGGATTGCAGGGGGGTTTTCGCAAGGCTGCTCACACCGTTGAAAAGTATATCGAGGATTTGAAAAATTCAGAAATAGAAATTCTCTATTTAGATCTACGCAAAGATGAAAAAGACTATTTATTAAGGGGAGATGGTAAATATATCACAGGCGTAGAAAAGACTATAGGCACTATAACAAGTGCGCTGAATGGCTCAAATGCTGGGGAAGAACTGAAAAAATCTATGTTGGCGGGCTTGCAGCAGTATCATGCTGATTTTAAAAACCTGGTTGCCAAAAAAACCGAAGTGGCCGACCTAGAAAACCAGATGAGAGAAGCTGTCCACAAAATCGAGCCTCTGATTGATGAAATACTGTTGGAGATTACCGAAAATAAGGCTACCGAACAGTCAATTCTGGCTTCAAATTTGTCGAAACAATCGATGTTTGCCCTCACGTCAGGAGGGGCTGCTCTAGTTCTGGCAATTTTTGTTGCGTTTCTGATAACGCGAGCTATCACTAAACCAATTTTTAAAGGTGTTAAATTTGCCGAAAGTATCGCCAAGGGTGATTTGACGCAGCGGCTGGATATCGTTCAAAACGATGAGATTGGTAATCTGGCTTCCGCTTTAAACACGATGGTGGACAAGCTTAAGGATGTTGTTGCGAACGTTAAATCTGCTTCCAACAATGTCGCGTCCGGCAGCCAAGAGCTCTCTGCCTCGTCCGAAGAAATGAGTCAGGGGGCCACCGAGCAGGCTGCCGCCGCCGAGGAGGCCAGCAGCTCCATGGAGCAGATGGCCGCCAACATCCGGCAGAATGCCGACAACGCCCTGCAGACGGAGAAGATCGCCACCCAGTCGGCCCAGGACGCCCAGGAAGGCGGCAAGGCCGTGGCCGAGACCGTATCGGCCATGAAGGATATCGCCGCTAAAATCAGCATTATCGAAGAGATCGCCCGGCAGACCAACCTGCTGGCCCTGAACGCCGCCATCGAGGCCGCCCGGGCCGGGGAACATGGCAAGGGTTTCGCCGTGGTCGCCGCCGAGGTGCGTAAACTGGCCGAGCGCAGCCAGCATGCCGCCGCCGAGATCAGCGACCTGTCGAGCAGCAGCGTTGAAGTGGCGGAAAAAGCTGGTGATATGCTGAAACGCATGGTGCCCGATATTCAGCGTACGGCCGAGCTGGTGCAGGAGATTGCCGCTGCCAGCAAGGAGCAGGATGCCGGTGCCGAGCAGGTCAACAAGGCCATCCAGCAGCTCGATCAGGTCATTCAGCAAAACTCTTCTGCCTCGGAAGAGATGGCCTCGACCTCGGAAGAGCTCAACAGCCAGGCCGAACAGCTGCAGCATACCATCTCGTTTTTCACGGTTGACAGCAGTGATGGTGCCCGCGTTGCTACCCGAGCTCTGCCTTCTCCTGTTGCCACCAAAGGGGCCATGGGCAAGCCGGCCGCCAAGGCTTCCGCGCCGAAAACGGCCGGCAAGGGTCTGCAGCTGGACATGGGGTCGGGCAGCGACAAGCTGGACGACGAGTTCGAGCGCTTCTAG
- a CDS encoding chemotaxis protein CheD: MTTFAPPPNAFFLMPAELLILSEPALVSTILGSCVAVTFFHKRTGLAAICHALLPSSTTEDCFKFVNCALAHMLDQFESRKILRREIEVKVFGGADVLATSGGFSGGTVGTKNIRAAFDFIKGAGLRVASSDTGGKQGRKILFHSHTGEVWLKRLGQGGRS, from the coding sequence ATGACCACCTTCGCCCCGCCGCCCAATGCGTTCTTCCTGATGCCCGCCGAGCTGCTCATCCTCAGCGAACCGGCCCTGGTGTCCACCATTTTGGGATCGTGCGTGGCGGTGACGTTCTTCCATAAACGCACAGGCCTGGCGGCTATTTGTCATGCTCTGCTTCCATCCAGCACGACGGAGGACTGCTTCAAGTTTGTCAACTGCGCCCTGGCCCACATGCTTGACCAGTTCGAAAGTCGCAAGATTCTGCGCCGTGAGATCGAGGTCAAGGTTTTCGGTGGCGCCGATGTGCTGGCAACCTCCGGCGGTTTTTCCGGCGGCACCGTGGGGACCAAAAATATCCGGGCGGCTTTTGACTTTATCAAGGGGGCGGGGCTGCGTGTCGCTTCCTCCGATACGGGCGGAAAGCAGGGGCGCAAGATTCTATTTCATTCGCATACCGGGGAAGTCTGGCTTAAGCGCCTGGGGCAGGGAGGGCGGTCATGA
- a CDS encoding chemotaxis protein CheA, whose amino-acid sequence MMESQRAAFREEAGELLAELEESLLELEERPEDMDVVGRVFRAMHTIKGSGAMFGFEAIASFTHEVETVFDLVRTGQLPVTRDLVDLSLAARDQIKRLLDAADPAAADESPEGARLIGAFRAMQPRQKATASSPKGAEKAADKKADAEAAVYRIRFKPFPQLLRGGTNPVCLLNELRDLGPCEIVAQPSDIPFLDELDPEECHVHWDVVLTTEAGLDAIRDVFIFVEDEAEIRINRIDDGLDLAEGQTRRLGEILVERGDISQSQLQELLGQQQKIGEKLIASRLVEPGQVTAALAEQNQVRQLQEKRKQEEAQSSLRVPAEKLDAMVDLVGELVTVQSRLSQVAAQRNDSDLLAIAEEVERLTAELRDNTLNIRMLPIGTTFSKFKRLVRDLSRELGKEIDLQTSGGDTELDKTVIEKLGDPLVHLIRNSIDHGIESPEKRQAAGKPRLGTIHLSAEHSGDSVIIRIQDDGGGLNREAIRQKAVERGLISEGEVLADHDLYQLIFAAGFSTATSVTSVSGRGVGMDVVKRAIEALRGSLEIDSQPGVGALISIRIPLTLAIIESLLVRLGDSHFVLPLDAIEECIELTAETRGQAKGRSLVNVRGQLIPYIDLRRQFAVDGERPTVEQVVITRVNHQQIGFVVDHVIGEHQTVIKSLGRFYRGIEGVSGATILGDGSVALILDIASLLKAVEQEKQLENRK is encoded by the coding sequence ATGATGGAAAGTCAGCGGGCGGCTTTTCGCGAGGAAGCCGGCGAACTGCTGGCCGAGCTGGAAGAGTCCCTCCTCGAACTCGAAGAACGTCCCGAGGATATGGACGTGGTTGGTCGGGTCTTCCGGGCCATGCACACCATCAAAGGATCGGGGGCCATGTTCGGCTTCGAGGCGATTGCCTCCTTTACCCACGAGGTCGAAACGGTCTTTGACCTGGTGCGCACCGGGCAACTGCCCGTTACCCGCGACCTGGTGGATCTGTCCCTGGCGGCCCGGGATCAGATCAAACGGCTGCTGGATGCCGCTGATCCGGCCGCAGCGGATGAGTCACCGGAAGGAGCCAGGCTGATCGGGGCCTTTCGAGCCATGCAGCCGCGGCAGAAAGCGACGGCCAGCAGCCCTAAGGGGGCAGAAAAAGCGGCGGACAAAAAGGCGGATGCCGAAGCCGCCGTTTACCGTATCCGCTTCAAGCCCTTCCCCCAATTGTTGCGAGGTGGCACTAACCCTGTCTGCCTGCTTAACGAACTGCGTGATCTCGGCCCCTGTGAAATCGTGGCGCAGCCGAGTGACATTCCTTTTCTCGATGAACTCGACCCGGAAGAGTGTCATGTTCACTGGGACGTGGTGCTGACGACTGAAGCCGGGCTTGATGCCATTCGCGATGTCTTTATTTTTGTCGAGGATGAAGCTGAAATCCGCATTAACCGCATCGATGATGGGCTCGATCTGGCCGAAGGCCAAACCAGAAGGCTGGGTGAGATTCTGGTCGAACGGGGCGATATAAGCCAGTCGCAGCTGCAGGAACTTCTCGGCCAGCAGCAGAAGATCGGCGAAAAGCTCATTGCGTCCCGCCTGGTCGAACCCGGCCAGGTGACAGCGGCGCTGGCCGAACAGAACCAGGTGCGCCAGCTGCAGGAAAAGCGCAAGCAGGAAGAAGCCCAGAGCAGCCTGCGGGTGCCGGCCGAGAAGCTCGATGCCATGGTCGACCTGGTCGGCGAATTGGTCACCGTGCAGTCGCGCCTGAGCCAGGTGGCGGCGCAGCGTAACGACTCTGACCTGCTGGCCATCGCCGAAGAGGTCGAGCGCCTCACCGCCGAACTACGCGACAATACCCTGAATATCCGCATGCTCCCCATCGGCACCACCTTCAGCAAATTCAAGCGCCTGGTGCGCGATCTCTCCCGCGAACTGGGCAAGGAGATCGACCTGCAGACCAGCGGCGGCGATACGGAACTGGACAAGACTGTCATCGAAAAACTGGGTGATCCCCTCGTCCACCTCATTCGCAACAGCATCGACCACGGCATCGAGTCGCCGGAAAAACGGCAGGCGGCGGGCAAACCTCGCCTGGGCACCATCCATCTTTCCGCCGAGCATTCGGGTGACAGCGTCATCATCCGCATTCAGGACGACGGCGGCGGCCTCAACCGCGAAGCCATCCGGCAGAAGGCCGTCGAAAGGGGCTTGATCAGTGAGGGCGAGGTGCTGGCCGATCACGATCTCTATCAGCTTATCTTCGCGGCCGGTTTCTCTACCGCCACCTCGGTGACCAGCGTCTCCGGCCGTGGCGTCGGCATGGATGTGGTCAAACGGGCCATCGAAGCCCTGCGCGGCAGCCTCGAGATCGACAGTCAACCGGGGGTTGGGGCGCTGATCAGCATCCGGATCCCCCTGACCCTGGCCATTATCGAGAGCCTGCTGGTGCGCCTTGGCGACAGCCATTTTGTGCTGCCCCTCGACGCCATCGAAGAGTGCATCGAGCTGACCGCCGAGACGCGCGGCCAGGCCAAAGGCCGCAGCCTGGTCAACGTCCGTGGCCAGCTCATCCCCTACATTGACCTGCGCCGGCAGTTCGCCGTGGACGGGGAGAGGCCGACTGTCGAACAGGTTGTCATCACCCGTGTCAATCATCAGCAGATCGGCTTCGTGGTCGATCACGTCATCGGCGAGCACCAGACTGTCATCAAGTCCCTGGGGCGTTTCTATCGCGGGATCGAGGGTGTTTCCGGCGCCACCATCCTCGGCGACGGCTCCGTGGCTCTCATCCTCGATATCGCCTCTCTGCTCAAGGCGGTGGAACAGGAAAAACAGTTAGAAAACCGTAAATAG
- a CDS encoding STAS domain-containing protein, which produces MEQQTYRIIEEGGASVVHLGGALTIQEITELKLVLQQALGQNDRVVVDCSQAQKMDFPWLQLLCSAHRTAVRAGKSLVLTNLPKVMQALKAESGFNRHCSCPLSDAEANCLWVEDDHGQ; this is translated from the coding sequence ATGGAACAACAGACATACCGGATTATCGAAGAAGGTGGCGCCAGTGTCGTGCATCTTGGCGGCGCGCTGACCATTCAGGAAATCACCGAACTGAAATTGGTGCTGCAGCAGGCGTTGGGGCAAAACGACCGGGTGGTGGTCGACTGCTCGCAGGCGCAAAAGATGGACTTTCCCTGGCTGCAGCTCCTCTGCTCCGCTCACCGCACTGCAGTGCGGGCTGGAAAATCCCTCGTCCTGACCAACCTGCCCAAGGTGATGCAGGCGCTTAAAGCCGAATCGGGCTTCAACCGCCACTGCAGCTGCCCCCTGAGCGATGCTGAAGCCAACTGTCTCTGGGTGGAGGACGACCATGGCCAATAA
- a CDS encoding response regulator, whose product MKKILAADDSRSILQMVSFTLKGAGYEVVEAADGQAALTQAQGQSFDLVITDLNMPHMDGITLIQNLRGLPAYRFTPMLMLTTEAGDDFKAKGKAAGATGWLVKPFDPAKLLGVVKKLIG is encoded by the coding sequence ATGAAAAAAATTCTGGCAGCAGACGATTCCCGTTCCATTCTGCAAATGGTCAGCTTCACCCTGAAAGGGGCCGGTTACGAGGTGGTGGAAGCCGCCGACGGGCAGGCCGCCTTGACCCAGGCCCAGGGGCAGAGCTTCGATCTGGTCATCACCGATTTGAACATGCCCCACATGGACGGTATTACCCTCATTCAGAATCTGCGGGGACTGCCGGCCTACCGCTTCACCCCCATGCTCATGCTCACCACCGAAGCCGGCGACGACTTCAAGGCCAAGGGCAAGGCCGCCGGTGCTACGGGCTGGCTCGTCAAGCCCTTCGACCCGGCCAAGCTGCTCGGGGTGGTCAAGAAGCTTATCGGATAA
- a CDS encoding protein-glutamate O-methyltransferase: MKSGLSTKTFNELSHFIYDELGIKMPPGKKTMLEGRLTKRMRALGLDNHDDYCRHVFSEEGQSEELVHLLDAVTTNKTDFFREPSHFDYLTATTLPELARTYGAGMRRRLRLWSAGCSTGEEPYTLAMVLSDYAEAVPGFNFDIFATDISTRVLEKARRAVYEKRLIAPVSPAFRKKYLLKSKDPDSPLVRIVPKLRAQVTFGRLNFMDDDFGWPEPMDIIFCRNVIIYFDKPTQEQLMNRFCRYLRPGGYLFLGHSESLHGYNVPLKQVAPTVYRFMR; encoded by the coding sequence GTGAAATCAGGCCTTTCCACCAAAACCTTCAACGAGCTCAGCCATTTTATCTACGATGAGCTGGGCATTAAGATGCCGCCGGGCAAGAAGACCATGCTTGAGGGGCGTCTGACCAAGCGCATGCGCGCTCTGGGCCTGGACAACCACGACGACTACTGCCGCCATGTCTTCAGCGAAGAGGGACAGAGCGAAGAGCTGGTCCATCTTCTTGATGCGGTCACCACCAATAAGACCGACTTTTTTCGGGAGCCAAGCCATTTCGATTACCTGACCGCCACTACCTTGCCTGAACTGGCTCGCACCTATGGGGCCGGAATGCGCCGCCGGCTGCGTCTCTGGAGCGCCGGCTGTTCCACCGGGGAGGAGCCCTATACCCTGGCCATGGTGCTGAGTGACTATGCCGAGGCGGTGCCGGGTTTCAATTTTGACATCTTCGCTACGGACATCAGTACCCGTGTGCTGGAAAAGGCGCGCCGGGCCGTGTACGAAAAGCGTCTGATCGCCCCGGTCAGTCCCGCTTTCCGCAAGAAGTACCTGCTCAAGAGCAAGGACCCAGACAGCCCCCTGGTGCGCATCGTTCCCAAGCTGCGGGCCCAGGTGACTTTCGGTCGCTTGAATTTCATGGATGACGACTTCGGCTGGCCCGAGCCCATGGATATCATCTTCTGCCGCAACGTCATCATCTACTTCGACAAGCCGACGCAGGAGCAGCTCATGAACCGTTTCTGCCGTTATCTGCGCCCCGGCGGCTATCTTTTCCTCGGCCACTCCGAATCGCTGCATGGCTACAACGTGCCCTTGAAACAGGTCGCCCCCACCGTGTACAGGTTTATGCGATGA
- a CDS encoding chemotaxis response regulator protein-glutamate methylesterase codes for MKKKIRVLIVDDSALVRQTLSDLLASDPQIEVMATAADPFIASDRLKEEIPDVITLDVEMPRMDGITFLQKIMSQHPIPVVICSSLTGQGTETALRALEYGAVEIIEKPRLGTRQFLEESRLRICDTVKAAASAQLHRLSERSIKSAPKLTADAVLQKPASGAMLQTTEKVVAVGASTGGTEALRVFLQALPMDSPGVVVVQHMPENFTANFAKRLDSLCAVSVAEAKDGDSVLRGHVLIAPGNHHMLLKRSGARYYVQIKDGPLVSRHRPSVDVLFRSAARYAGKNAVGVIMTGMGDDGARGMLELKEAGAVTFAQDQATCVVFGMPQEAIKMGGVDKVMPLEGLAPAVLRVCL; via the coding sequence ATGAAGAAAAAAATCCGCGTGCTCATCGTCGACGACTCGGCCCTGGTGCGTCAGACCCTGTCCGATCTGCTCGCCTCCGATCCGCAGATCGAGGTCATGGCCACGGCGGCCGACCCCTTTATCGCCTCCGACCGCCTGAAGGAGGAGATCCCCGACGTTATCACCCTTGACGTCGAGATGCCGCGCATGGATGGCATCACCTTTTTGCAGAAGATCATGAGCCAGCACCCCATTCCGGTGGTCATCTGCTCCAGCCTCACCGGCCAGGGGACGGAGACGGCCCTCAGGGCTCTGGAATACGGCGCCGTGGAGATCATCGAGAAGCCCCGTCTGGGGACGCGGCAGTTTCTGGAAGAATCCCGCCTGCGTATCTGCGATACGGTCAAGGCCGCCGCCTCGGCCCAGCTGCACCGCCTCAGCGAGCGCAGCATCAAGTCGGCTCCCAAGCTGACCGCCGACGCCGTGCTGCAGAAGCCGGCCTCGGGCGCCATGCTGCAGACGACCGAAAAGGTGGTGGCCGTCGGCGCCTCCACGGGCGGCACCGAGGCGTTGCGGGTCTTTCTGCAGGCTTTGCCCATGGACAGCCCCGGTGTGGTCGTGGTACAGCACATGCCGGAGAATTTCACGGCCAACTTCGCCAAGCGTCTCGACAGCCTCTGCGCCGTCTCCGTCGCCGAAGCCAAAGATGGCGATTCGGTGCTGCGCGGCCACGTGCTCATCGCCCCCGGCAACCACCATATGCTGCTCAAGCGCAGCGGCGCCCGCTACTATGTACAGATCAAGGATGGTCCCCTGGTCAGCCGTCACCGTCCCTCCGTCGATGTGCTCTTCCGCTCGGCGGCGCGCTATGCCGGCAAAAACGCCGTCGGGGTGATCATGACCGGTATGGGGGACGACGGCGCCCGCGGCATGCTCGAACTCAAAGAGGCCGGCGCCGTCACCTTCGCCCAGGATCAGGCCACCTGCGTCGTCTTCGGCATGCCGCAGGAGGCGATAAAAATGGGGGGGGTGGACAAGGTGATGCCTCTCGAAGGGCTGGCCCCGGCGGTGTTGAGGGTCTGTCTGTAA
- a CDS encoding chemotaxis protein CheW yields MSVENGMETNQYLTFRLDGEVFALGIDKVREVLDFTEMTKVPQTPEFMRGVINLRGNVVPVVDMRLKFGMARTEKTVNTCIIITEIDLEGETTVIGALADSVQEVLDLEPDQIEPPPRIGTRLRTEFIKGMGKSDEQFIIILDIDRVFSNDELSVVFGAENQV; encoded by the coding sequence ATGAGTGTGGAAAACGGCATGGAGACCAACCAGTACCTGACCTTCAGGCTGGATGGCGAAGTCTTTGCCCTGGGTATCGACAAGGTGCGCGAGGTGCTCGACTTCACCGAAATGACCAAGGTGCCGCAAACGCCCGAGTTCATGCGCGGGGTCATCAACCTGCGCGGTAACGTGGTGCCAGTGGTGGACATGCGCCTCAAGTTCGGCATGGCCCGAACGGAGAAGACCGTCAACACCTGCATCATCATCACCGAGATCGACCTGGAGGGGGAGACCACCGTCATCGGCGCCCTGGCCGATTCGGTACAGGAAGTGCTCGATCTGGAGCCCGATCAGATCGAGCCGCCCCCCCGCATCGGCACGCGGCTGCGTACCGAGTTCATCAAGGGGATGGGCAAGAGTGACGAACAGTTCATCATTATTCTTGACATTGATCGGGTCTTTTCCAACGACGAGCTGTCGGTCGTTTTTGGAGCAGAAAACCAAGTATAG
- a CDS encoding EAL domain-containing protein, with product MPQMDQQTPKQTQGRKTPRISHVLGLVNVTLFILASLALVAFVNYGMRSHALEEARNRAQVILQRNLAVHQYFNSKLKPRLFERLEQSGPVDPAYFDPTWMSSTYAVREINRIFYGNVENNDGLYYKEAAIDARSPHNEADQHEKAFLEALRQEPSLNEWSGVREIGGNPFFEVLVRGETMETPCLRCHLDPQMAPADLVARYGPERSFDRFEGQLVSALSVRIPLAEAYAGADRFSRALYGVIGGVLVVLFSLQWFLSRRLLITPLKTIRSKVVQIAHEDSCLGEQVGDFATRELNEVAAAFNSLSTNLKVSRDTLESQVAQRTEELNQTNRLLEEDIQERQAVEDALRESSEFNASIINSLHDALIVIDAQDYRILAANEVFLQETGFEHEQDVLGRTCHGVIHGFSSPCFNDGRDCSLVRSAAAGEKVVVESEEQTPAGTRFKEVVAVPIKAADGQIRQIIHISRDVTERKEAESRIRELAYFDALTGLPNRRLFMDRLWQSMKMVQRREKKLAVLFVDLDRFKNINDSLGHQVGDELLVRVARRLEECTRNMDTVARLSGDEFAIILEDVEHDDSPAIFAQRILDIFADPLQVGEHQTYTSCSIGIALFPRDAEDADTLLKNADIAMYEAKRLGRNRYHFFAEAMNGLALKRLELENGIRRALLNDEFFLCFQPQINLETGRITCLEALVRWQDPVKGLVSPGEFIPLAEETALILAIDEWVLYNACRQCRTWRENGNPEVKVAVNISGMQFKQPKFIDLIDRVLAETGLPSDCLELELTEGHLMDNIESTIMTLTDLKVRGITLAIDDFGTGYSSLSYLKNFPIDRVKIDQSFVRRLPEDGSDKAIVEAILALARSLDLKVIAEGVETLIQLDYLKTRDCLEMQGYFFCRPCRVEDLALLLQKAIPYEEFMGRAVIAGR from the coding sequence ATGCCCCAGATGGATCAGCAAACACCGAAGCAGACGCAGGGACGTAAAACCCCACGGATCAGCCATGTGCTGGGTTTGGTCAACGTGACGCTGTTTATTCTGGCGAGCCTGGCCCTGGTGGCTTTTGTCAATTACGGCATGCGAAGCCATGCCCTCGAGGAGGCTCGGAATCGGGCCCAGGTTATTCTGCAGCGCAACCTGGCCGTCCATCAGTACTTCAACAGCAAGCTTAAGCCCCGACTCTTTGAGAGACTGGAACAGAGCGGTCCTGTCGACCCGGCCTATTTTGATCCGACCTGGATGTCTTCTACCTATGCCGTGCGTGAAATCAACCGGATATTTTACGGCAACGTGGAAAATAACGACGGACTCTACTACAAAGAGGCGGCAATCGATGCCCGCAGTCCGCACAATGAAGCGGATCAGCATGAGAAAGCGTTTCTGGAGGCCCTGCGCCAGGAGCCGAGCCTCAACGAGTGGTCGGGGGTGCGGGAAATAGGCGGTAACCCTTTTTTCGAGGTTCTGGTGCGTGGCGAGACGATGGAAACCCCCTGCCTACGCTGTCACCTCGATCCCCAAATGGCCCCCGCCGACCTCGTGGCCCGCTACGGGCCGGAGAGGAGCTTCGATCGCTTTGAAGGGCAGCTGGTCTCGGCGCTGTCCGTTCGCATCCCCCTGGCAGAAGCCTATGCCGGCGCCGACCGGTTTTCCCGTGCCCTCTACGGGGTTATCGGCGGCGTCCTTGTTGTGCTTTTCTCTTTGCAGTGGTTCCTGTCCCGACGTCTGCTCATCACCCCCCTGAAGACCATTCGGAGCAAGGTCGTCCAGATTGCCCATGAAGATTCATGTTTGGGGGAACAGGTCGGCGACTTTGCTACCCGCGAACTCAATGAAGTCGCCGCCGCTTTCAACAGCCTGTCCACCAACCTCAAGGTCAGCCGGGATACCCTGGAATCACAGGTGGCTCAGCGCACTGAAGAACTGAATCAAACCAATCGCCTGCTGGAGGAAGATATTCAGGAGCGCCAGGCGGTGGAAGATGCCCTGCGGGAATCGAGCGAATTCAACGCCAGCATCATCAACAGTCTGCATGACGCTTTGATTGTCATTGATGCCCAGGATTACCGCATTCTGGCTGCCAATGAGGTGTTTTTGCAGGAGACCGGTTTTGAGCATGAGCAGGACGTGTTAGGTCGCACCTGCCATGGCGTCATCCACGGATTTTCCTCCCCCTGTTTCAATGACGGCCGTGACTGCTCCCTGGTACGCAGTGCCGCCGCCGGTGAGAAGGTCGTGGTCGAGAGCGAGGAGCAGACGCCTGCGGGAACCCGCTTTAAGGAGGTCGTCGCTGTCCCCATTAAGGCGGCCGACGGTCAGATCCGCCAGATTATACACATTTCCCGCGACGTGACGGAACGCAAAGAGGCGGAAAGCCGCATCCGCGAACTGGCTTATTTCGATGCCCTCACCGGACTGCCCAATCGCCGCCTCTTCATGGACCGCTTGTGGCAATCGATGAAAATGGTCCAGCGCCGCGAGAAAAAACTGGCGGTGCTCTTCGTCGATCTCGACCGCTTCAAAAATATCAACGATTCCCTTGGTCATCAGGTGGGTGACGAACTATTAGTCCGCGTGGCGCGGCGATTGGAAGAGTGTACCCGCAATATGGATACCGTGGCGCGCCTCTCCGGCGACGAATTCGCCATTATTCTCGAAGACGTCGAACATGACGACAGCCCGGCGATTTTTGCCCAGCGAATTCTCGATATCTTTGCCGATCCTTTACAGGTGGGAGAACATCAGACTTACACCTCCTGCAGTATCGGCATCGCCCTTTTCCCCCGTGACGCCGAGGACGCCGACACCCTGCTGAAAAACGCCGATATCGCCATGTACGAAGCCAAGCGCCTGGGACGTAATCGCTATCACTTTTTCGCCGAGGCCATGAACGGTCTGGCCCTGAAGCGACTTGAGCTGGAAAACGGCATCCGCCGGGCCCTGCTCAACGATGAATTCTTTCTCTGCTTTCAGCCCCAGATCAACCTGGAGACAGGGCGCATCACCTGTCTGGAGGCTCTGGTGCGCTGGCAGGATCCGGTGAAGGGCCTGGTCTCCCCCGGGGAATTCATCCCCCTGGCCGAAGAGACGGCGCTGATTCTGGCCATTGACGAATGGGTGTTGTACAACGCCTGCCGCCAGTGCCGCACCTGGCGAGAAAACGGCAATCCCGAGGTGAAGGTGGCGGTGAATATTTCGGGAATGCAGTTCAAACAGCCGAAATTCATCGACCTGATCGACCGTGTCCTGGCGGAAACGGGACTCCCCTCCGACTGCCTGGAGTTGGAGTTGACCGAAGGTCACCTGATGGACAACATCGAAAGCACCATCATGACTCTCACGGATTTGAAGGTGCGCGGTATCACTCTGGCCATCGACGACTTCGGCACCGGTTACTCGTCCCTGAGCTATCTGAAAAATTTCCCCATCGACCGGGTGAAGATCGATCAATCCTTCGTGCGCCGCCTCCCCGAGGATGGCAGCGACAAGGCCATCGTCGAAGCCATCCTGGCCCTGGCCCGCAGTCTCGACCTGAAGGTCATCGCCGAGGGGGTCGAAACCCTGATTCAGCTCGACTATTTGAAAACCAGAGACTGCCTGGAGATGCAGGGGTACTTCTTCTGCCGCCCCTGCCGGGTAGAAGACCTGGCGCTATTGCTGCAAAAGGCCATCCCTTATGAAGAATTCATGGGCCGCGCTGTGATAGCCGGTCGCTGA